TATATCAACGCACTCATCTCCCATGATTGAAACATGCTGCAAATTTCTTGGTTTTAACTTTCCAAGCTTCTTTTCCAACTTCATTGGTGAATGGTTTTTAGGCTGCACTGGAACTTCTATTGAATCGTTTCTCCCTTGTTGCCTTTGTAGCAATGCAACTTCATCTTCTCCCCCCAATTCAATCACCACGAAGTCTTCATCACTACTCATGAAGCTATTGTGCGAGATCTGAGAGTCTTGTGGTGAAGAGCTTGGTGCAATGATACGGTCAATACCAGACCGGCTCGTGCCAGAAATGCTTAATCTGCAAAGAGGACAGTTTGCATTGTTTTGAAGCCATATATCAATGCAATCTAGGTGAAATGCATGACTGCATTGGGGAAGAACTCTTTGCATATCCTCTTCTTGAAACTCATTCAAACAAACCACGCAGCAGACACTTGATCTGGCCTTACCTTCTCCTCTGAATTGACACCTTGGGATTTCACTAATGACCGATTCATCAAGCCCATGATTCCAAATCGATGGAGAGAGAGCTATAAAGGGATCTTCACGATGTCTTGCTCGCAATGTAGAAAACCATCTCAGCAGATTAGTTTGGTGCCAGTTTGAGCAGCACTTGGTCACAACGATGCAGTAGCTAACTAGTAAGAAAGCAGTGGCCATGATGCATAGAATACCAATGGCTAGTGTGGGAAAAGAGGACTCAGAAGTAGGCAGGGATGGCTGATGAATTGTGTTCGTCTGGTTTTTCATGGCAGATGGTTCAATGGGAACTTTGAGATGTTTGAAACAGAAATAGAGATGGATATTTGGGTATGAGTAATGGTTCTACTAAGATCTTGAATAGAATGACTCATGCTAGTGACTTAGATACAGTAATTTATATTCAGAGAAAGACTTGAGGGAGTGGCAAAAAGCTTATTGAAATCCAAGTGGAAGAAAAAGAGTGGGGGCTAGAAAATTTAGCAAAAGATTGattttaataaagaataaagaaCCCAATCAAATGGATGGAGTGAAAGATTCTAAGATACATGCGCATAGACATACATGGAGATGACCAGAGTTGGAGAGGGGCCGAAGCCCTAGGATTTGACTTGAAGACATTAATGTTGGCAGAAAGGTACAtgaaaaagcttgaaaacttgAAGAAGGGCTTTGTTGCATGGAGATGCTATGCAGTTTATTATTAGTAACTAAGTATCATAGTGGAAATGGGGGAGACCTTACAAGTTTTTGGTGTACCCATcccataatattatatatacatgcaacTTCGACCCTTGATTAGCAAGGGTGCCCATCCAAAGCATCATTGGGGCTCTAAGACTCAGTAGCTCACTTCCTGGCTCAAATAACTATTTTGAGCTGCCTACAatttcaaatctctctctctctctctctctctctctctctctctctctctctagatgggtgcatatatatatatatataaatgtcttCATATGGAGACATGCTATGAGAGAGTATAAATAGAGATTAGAGAGTATCCTATCTTTTTGTTATTTATCTAATGAAGATCAAAAGCAAATAATATTAATTGCCTTCTGTAGGAATATTACTTGACATGATTGGTTCCCATTAGAATAACTCTCCTTACCGATCGAGCAACTCCTCCCAAGGATGCATGACGGGCCGAGCAAGTACATATAGACTCGGACttgaatgtgcttccaagtagAGAAGTGtcatcaaagaaaaattttggaggTGCTGACGTGGATAGGCGAAAAATTTCTCTCTGCTAGGGTTGGTCATCTCTGAGGAAAATGGTAGCTGTTGAGGCCCTCAAGGGCCCGCAGGCAAATCTGAGGCCAAGATCCTTCGCGGATATGGTCTCGTAGACACCTTTCTCTTTCCCAGAAGTTTTGGTCCCTATGCATGCCCCAAAAACCATGGATGGTGAAATGTATACCTGGTTTTCATAGGAGGAATTGGAGCGTTCGACGCAACCATTCAGGTATTCCTTGGTCTTGAAATTCCTTCGATAGAGACCCTTTCTAGATGTAATCCGTGCTTTCATTCATTCTTGGTGGGGGCTTAGTGCTCAACCTGTTGTCTCAAGCATGAGAACTCTGCACCATGTTTTTCTAAGATTTGCAAAAGTAGATGATTATCATAAAGCCTTTGCTCGAGAGGCCTGTGACATAGATGGTACTCCTTATCATGTCTTTAAATGGTTGATTGGTTTTTCTAAGGAGAAGGAACCTTCCTTGGTTCCAGTGTGGGTGGTTTTACCTGTTTTACCCTCCAATTTCTACCATGAATCTTTCCTCCAGAATCTGGCCATGCCTATTGGGACTTATTTAAGAAGCGATAATAGCACGAGATGTGCCACTCGAACAGATGGTGCAAGATTTTGTGTTGAGATGGACGTAGCATTGACATCGATTAATGGTTTTTGGATTGGGATTCCTCAAGCCCCTTCAAGTCGTTATTAGCTAGTAATTTACAAGACCCTTCCCGCTTACTGTTGTATATGTAAGATGTAGAGGCATAATTCCAGTAGGTGTAAAAAGGTAGAGAAAAATCCTAAAATTGGGGAAGTTGGGAAGCAGAGGTTGGGTTGACGCTGGGAGACAAAAAAACTCAAAGGAAGGGGAGCTTAATAGCGTTGAGAAACCAGGGCAGGAAGAGTGGTTAAGGAACCTAAAGATGAACATTGAGTTGGTGACACATACTACGGATATCACAAGACATGAGCTACGAGAGTCCTCTAGACTGAAGGGTAAAGAAGTTGTTTAGCAGGATCCAGAATTTCTAGGAAATAACTTGGTATTGGATCAGGAAGGTATGCAAAAGGGGGACCTGTTTCTGATAGAAGAAATAGAGGAGGGGGAATTAGAGCAAGGAAATGTAAAAGCCTTTGAATGTGTTCAGGCCAACCTGACAGGCGAAGTTGATGAAGTTGGAAAGGAACCATGGGTAGAAGCTGTCTCCTCTGGTATGCGGCAGGATGAGCTTGTATCTGTTGTGCCATTGACTTTGGATAACTATCAGGATGCTCGGAATCTGGAGGTGGGAGAATTGCAGGATGTGGATGATGAAGATATGGAAGCTCAAGCTGGTAACCACGTGGGAGGAGTATCGCCGGATGAGGTATTGAAATCTCTCTCAGACTCTGAAGGTAGGCATGATCTAGTACATCTTCAAAAAACACGGGATGTTAACTCAGACAACGAAAGGCCTAGAGAAAGTAGTGAAGGAGATTTAGTTGCTAAAAAGAGGAGTTCCAATAGGGTCAAGAGCAGACCATCAAAATTGGATTTATGAATTCTTTCCTATATTGGAATCTAAGAAGGCTCGGTACCTCTaaaaagaagttgaaaaatatgGTTAGGAGGTATAAAGTGAATGTGGTAGCTATTGCAGAGCCTTTTGTTGGAGAGCATTGTATGTCTCGACTCTAGAAAAGTTTAGACTTTTGGGGATGTATATCTAATGAGGGTGTTGGAGGAAAGTTATGGGTGCTGTGGAATACTAATGTGAACGTTACTATGAAGTCTATAAAGGGTCAAAGTATTTCCCTTTTGGTTAAAGAGAAGGATAAAAAAATTCTTACAACTTTTGTTTATGCTAAATGTTCATATTAGGATTGTAGAAAACTTTGGGAGGAGTTGAGTAGTTTAAGCATTGGTAACACTCCTTGGATCATCATAGGTGGTTTTAATATCATTCACAAGGAGGATGAGCGGATTGGTGGAAGTCCTAGACAGGTCATTGCCAAGAGggaatttaatgattttattgatgCAGTGGGGATGATGGAAGTAAATTACGAAGGAAATATGATGTCGTGGTGCAATGGACAGTAAGGAAGAGCTCGTAGTTGGGCAAGACTGGATCGAACTTTGGTAAACTCGACTCTAATGCTAGAATTTCCAGGTGTGCTGATGACCTATTTGCCTAGACAAAGTTTAGACCATTCACCACTAGTGGTGATCTTGGAACAAAGTGACCAACCGTATGCCTTCATCCCCTTCAAATTCCAGTACATGTGGACTTCTCATGAGTTATTCTTGAGGTAGGGAGCAAGTTGGACAGGGTATGTTTAAGTTGGCTTAGAAATTAAAGGTTTTAAAAGGGGTGCTAAGGAGATGGAATAAAGAGGTGTTTTTGGGTGGACAAGTTCACATATTAAATGCCTTGAGGAAAGGATCTTCAGGCTGGAAGAACATCTTCAGCTTGGGTACTCCGAAGATGTTGAACTTGACTTATTGGCCTTGAAGGCTAAGTTGCATACGTGGATGAGCAGAAAAGAGACTTGGCTTGCTCAACAAACTAAGCAAAGATGGCTCGATAATGAGGAAGGTAATTCTCATTTCTTCCATGCGTTGTCCACCAGAACTCATAGGGTGGTGAGAGAGATGAGAATAGGCGATAATAGGTGGTTGAAGTCCCCTGAAGAGGTCCAATTGGGTGCTGTTGATTTCTTTAAGAGTTTTCTAACAAGCTCCCATCCTTGGATCTTCCCTCATTTGTCTagtctagttgaccccatggtgAGCCCATCGGATAATTAGGGTATTCTGGAGCTTCCTTCAGTCCAAGAGATAAAAGTTGCGGTCTTCTCCATCCCCATTGATAGTAGTCCAGGGCCAGACAGCTTTGGATCAGGATTTTTTAAATCCTGTTGGGAGATCATTGCTGAAGATGTTGTTTCTGCTGTCCACGACTTCTCTAGAGGTAATCCACTTCCCAAATTGTTCTCATCTTCTTATTTGGTATTGAttctaaaaattgaaaatttgaaagggTTTGATAAGTTCCATCCCATAAGCCtttgtttagttttttataaaatatgtctaAAGATCTTAGTGGGTCGTTTGGCCCCTTTGCTACCTCAGATTGTCTCCTAAGAACAATGAGCTTTTATTCtagaaaaaaacattttttagaatattagcTTGACGTAGGAGATGGTTCAGTccattaataaaaaagtaagagGTGGGAATGTTGttataaaaattgatatagCGAAGGCGTATGACTCTATAGAATGGAATTTCCTCattcaaattttggcagccttTGGGTTTTCTGACTAGTTTTGTTGCCTTCTTTGGCATTGCATATCCTCCCCTTGGTTTTCGGTGGTAATGAATGAGACTCTAAAAGGTTTCTTTCAAGGGGGCCCCTTCCTTTTTATTATTGTGGAGGAAATTCTGTCAAGGctattaaagaagaaatttcAAGAAGGCGAAATTAAACCTTTTTCTCATGCTCGAGAGGTGCCTCTCATCTCACATATGTTGTACGCAGATGACATCGTGATCTTCTCGAATGTGAGTAAAAGATCCCTTCGGTCTATCGTTGAGGTATTGGAGGTGTATGAAGCATGGTCTGGCCAGAGtgtgaataaagaaaaatctgcaaTAATTTTCGCTAACTATATTTCCTTTTCAAGGCGTAGGGCTATTTTAAACTACATGGGCTTCTCAGAGGGTACTTTGCCCTTCAAGTACCTGGGGGTACCAATCATTGTGGGTAGACTAAAGGCTATTCACTTGGAGGATTTGGTTGGTAAGATCCAGGAGAAAATTGGAGGATGGTCGGCTAGATTGTTGTCTAGTGGAGCTAGACTTTTGCTGACCCAGCACGTTCTTAACAGTATTCCAGTATATCTTCTATCCATCTTACAAGCCCCTAAATCTGTCTTATCCAACATCACTAAAAGCTGTTCTTATTTTTTCTAAGGTTACAAGGATGGGAAGCCAAAAAAGCATTGGAAAGGTTGGAAAAAAATGTGCAAGCTGGAAGGGGAAGGTGGTATTGGTGTTCGGGATATACATGAAACTCAGAAAGCACTACACATGAAATTTGTGTGGAGATTATTAACAGGAAATTCCTTATGGGTCAGATTTTTCAAGgcaaaatatgtgaaaaatgaTCATGTATCTTTACTAAACCCAAACAAGGGAAGTCGGTTCTGGAAGTTGGTAATAAGGAGTGTCCCGATCATTTTAGATAACTCAAAGTGGAGACTGAGAGAGGGATTAATCTCCTTTCGGTGGGATAAGTGGATGGGAGAAGAGGCACTTAGGGAAAGGATGCCAATTGATTTGTGTTTGGGCCTAAAGCTAAAAGAGTGCAAGCTGAATGGGGTCTGGAACTTGGATCTGCTTATCAATCTGGTTGGAGCTCAaaaagttggaaaaaatttcCAGTTATTGAGTCGTCAAAAAGAGGGGGAGGATCTACTTGTCTGGATGGCTAAGGATGATGgagtttttacaacaaaaagtGTATGGGAGGTGGTGAGGATAAAATCGCCCAAGGTAAATTGGGCTCAATGGATTTGGCATCCAAGTCCTCCTAAAAATATCGCGGTAACTATGTGGAGAAGTGTTAACAACGCCTTAAGTGTGGATGATCGTCTGCGTCGAACATGCATACCTTTGGTTTCAAAATGCAATTGTTGTAAAAAAGGTGGATATGAGGACATTAACCATGTGTTGGCTACGGGTGAGGTGGCCACTTCTATGCAGGAGAGATGTGCAAAACAGGTCGGTATGCCTTGGAGACAGTTCCAAAACTGGTATGAAGTGGTGCAAGCGTGGTTTAGTAGAGCTTTTAAAGCTACTACAAAGGGACATCTACTTGGCATAATCCCTTCTATCATTACTTGGCAGTTATGACTGAGACGATGCAGTGTGTGTATGGAAGGAAGAAGTATAAGTGCAGAGGAATTATGGAGGCAGATAAAATATTGGGTTATGAAAtgaagtgaaaaaataaaagctgTAAAGCCTTTGAGTGCAAGAGATGAGAAAATTTTAGCAGACTTGAACATTCCTTATAAAGCCCCAAAGCTGAAACCAATAGGGTTGGTCATATGGAAAAGACCAATTTCGGGTTGGTATAAGCTAAATATTGATGGAGGTAGTCGAGGTAATCCTGGATGGAAGGAGTGGGAGGGATTATCAGAGACGTCGATGGGAGAATGGTCTTAGCTTTTGTAGGAAATATCGGATAGGGGACTAACACAGTTGCTAAGTTTTTTGCACTCCTTCACGGCCTCAGACTTATAAGGCATAAACAGATTTCTAGAGTGGAGATAGAGATGGACTCTCAGGTGGTTATAAACCGGATCAACTGATATACATGTGGTGTTTGGTATCTTGAAGAATTTTGGGAAGAGCTCATGGTCCTGCTACAGCAAGTCACATTTAGTTTGCAACATGTCTATAAAGAGGGCAACTCAACTACTGATTTGCTAACTCGATTGGGGTCTCAGGGAGTCTATAATAATTGGGATTTCTGGGACTCGATATCCCATTTATTGAGAGGAGTACTGTGTACTGATAGGATTGGTTTGCCTCAAATTCAGTGTTGAGTTTCCGGGGTCtttgggttttttatttttttttatttttttatttgtgaacATTGTTGTTGTCTTTtggtatggtttttttttttttggtaagagTCAGCAGTTTGTATACATGGTTTTCCTCCGCCTAAAGTGATGCTCCTTTAGTAGATTTGGGGAGAGGTCACCTGTGGACAAGTGGTCCCGACtctcataaaaaaaagtagagaaatgttaagttgtattaaggataagtccaggattgTATTTCATAGAGACAAACGATAATCAAagtatttgtgaaatttttgctataaaaaatgtattggctatgagagatgaaaaatagaatgaaatgcaaagtgaaaaatatttttgtgcttttttttttttttaatggctgtagaaagaatatgcaaatgcaaaactaaactaaacttGAAACCGAAATGATGAAATTCACTTTTAGTAACTTAACATGTGAAGACTCTTGAAGATGAGTTAAGAAAAAGTATGAATTTAATTCAACAAAATTAAGTCAGAGATGGAAAATAAAGTTTATGTCTAAAAGGCAAATTAGCAAATACTTgagttgggtatgagactctctttgttTCAGTTCCTgaataattttctcgattaacaatccagtcaagaCATTGATAAatggaagataaaaaaaaatgttatgctcaggttttgtaatatttctcgAAGGGATTCTCTAATTTACTAGCCAAACATACGTTAACAATCAACTAAGAGgagccttgataatttttaagtttttgttgtgccttatgtcaacaacaaatcaagaacaagagctacaatctattttcaaattaaatccGATTAGTAACAGTGATATCaacatttatcaacaaaatattgcattaaattagaacccaaaacaaatcaagtctcATTTCACAACCCAAGctttagaaattagctacatataatatttctagcagtaaaaataaatctaaataaaGCCAACACTCCTGAAAATATTCAGATCCCCAAAATGAAAAGTCTAAAAATGAGGTACTGTTACCAAATGGTAGAGGATGCTGCTACACAAAAAAATACCAATCTGCCTCCAGTGAAGAAGAACACCAAagcacagaaaaaaaaaaaataaaactaaggaaaaaaaaagtgaagccGCACACTGCagtacatgaaaaataaaaccgaaAGAAGAAGCTaagtaaagaaaagaaaactgaaaaatgaaagctctgttgaaggaaagaaaaaactaaaacccaacaaaagaaataaaaataagccgAAGCTACAGTGCCCCAACATAGAaggaaaactgaaaaaaaaaaaccaagaagtCCACTAACCGAATGAAAAACTCAACCcccaaatgaaaaatgaaagcaagaagaatgaaaaaagaaaatgaagctgCCGCCTAGCAAAACTAAAACTACGAAAAAACAAATATGAAGAAGAACGACCATTggtaaatgaaaactgaaagaaaaaaaagtcaaggaaaaaatgcaaaaaaaaataataacccaAAAATCTCCCTTGCTCCACTCTGTTTTTCCCTAGCCTTCAACCTCCTTGTCCTAGCTGCAGCTCCACGCACCAACACAGTAGCTCCTGCTGTACGTACCAGCCTTACTCTCGTGTCCAAGAGGCCACGATTGTGCCCCTCCCAAGCGTGCTCTAGGTTTCGTCCATATTTCGTGGTCCCctcattaatttatttcttcACTTGGTCTTTGAATTAAATCACGGCTGCAAGTATTTCTCAGCTTTGGATGTGGGCTTGAGTCATTGAGTTTGGAAATGCTTAGCTTCACTAAGGATGCTggcctctattttatttcttcacAGATTTTTCAACTATATAGGCAATGGCCTTCACTCCTTTACTTAAGTGTTAGTCAGCCCCACAACATAATGCATGCATCTATATTTAATTAGGGTAAAATATCATTTCACATGCCAAATAAAGTTAATTcacattatctaattaatactcttattttaacacataaaactcTTTTAACCCAAGATATTTAAGAGTACTAATACCACATAATTGACCATTTATCACATACATTGTGGCTTGTCCCGCTCACATATCTTGTTGCTGCTGACCCTTGATTGTAGGAGATTACATTTGCTATTTTGTGtaattgttttctttcatttattcatttatttgttaCCTTATACATCATTTGTAACCAATATATATCAATGGAAACGTCTGCCTCCGTGTGTCAAGTGGTGGTTTTACAGAACACTTTCATGGCATTAGAGCCATTCGTGGCTTAACAGCTCCCATTGATCCTACGGCCTCCGATATCTCTTCCTTGTCTTTCAACACCATGATTCACATGGTTATTATTAAACTTTCCTCCACCAATTATCTCCTATAGAAAAGTCAGCTCCTTCCTTTCCTTGAGTGCTGAGGCATTCTTCGTTACGTTGATGGATCTCTTGCCATGCCTCCTGCGTTGGTCCTCGCAGATTCATCCTTTATACCCAACCCCAAATACCAGGAATGGAGACTTCAAGATAAGTGGTTGTTCAACCTCTTGTTTTCATCCCTTACAAAAGATGACCTTGTCAAAGTCATTGGCCTTGAAACTTTTCACAAGGTATGGCTCGCACTTGAAAATAGTTTCAGTCACCACTCCAAAACTCACGAGCTTCATCTCAAGGATGACTTGCAGCTCATAAAGTGTGGCACTCACTTTGTCACTGAGTATGCCCGTGCGTTCAAAGCACTCTATGATCAACTCAGTGCCATGGGCCGACCTATCAAAGATCTCAACAAAGTCCACTGGTTTCTCAGAGGTTTAGGCTTTGATTTTACCAGCTTCTCCACTTCCCAGATGTCCCTCTCCCCCTTGCCTGCATTCAAGGATCTTGTCTCCAAGGTTGAAAGTTTTGAACTTTATTAGAAGTCACTTGATCCTTTCATTGTGTCTCTGTGGCTTTCACTGTCACTCGCGACTCAAACTCTCGGGGTGTTGGTCATTCTTGCCATTGCAGCAACTCTGGAAAAGGACATACCAAAAGTGGACATGGGCGTGGTGGTCGGCGCAATTATATCCCTCACTGTCAAATATGCAAAACTGAAGGTCACACTGCCGATAGGTTCTGCAGTCAGTATGATTGTGCCGAGCAAACTGCTCAACTTGCTGAGGCTTTCACTTCATCATGTTCTCTATCTAATGGCCTTGCTTCAGACTGGCATTTGGATACTGGAGCTTCATCTCATATGACACTGGACCCCTCACAACTTGTTCAAACAGAGCCATATATGGGTAAGGGCTATGTAGTGGTTGGAAATGGAGCCTCTCTTCCCATTTCCCACACTGGTACTCTTTCTTCCTTTCCTCATCTAAAGCTTTTTGATGTTTTGGTTGTTCCTAGTCTCACTAAAAATTTACTCTCTATTTGTAAGTTGACATCTGATTTGCCCTTATCTGTCACATTTTCTAATGACTGTTTTCTTGTTCAAAATCGAATAACAGGAAAGGTAGTGGCAACTGGTAAACGTGATGGTGGTCTCTATGTGCTGGAAGGTGGCAATACTGCTTTTATTTCTATCCTTAAGAATAAAACTTTAAGTGCCTCTTATGATCTGTGGCATGCATGTCTTGGGCATGTAAATCATTCTACTATTtccttattaaataaaaaaggacaACTTTCTCTTTCATCTTTACTTCCAAATCCTACTCTTTGTTCTACTTGCCAACTTGCCAAAAGTCATCGGTTACCATTTTGTTCAAATGATAATCGATGCTcatcaattttaatatttaattcacTGTAACATTTAGGGACCAACACCTATTAAATATCACTTAGGTTTTTTTCTACTACGTGCTATTTATTGATGATCACTCAAGATTTACATGGCTTTATCCAAGAAGTTGAaatctgattttttatttttttttacattcttCTGCCGAGTTTACTAGCAATCAATTTCAATCTCATATTCATCTCTTAGGCATTCATCATCAAATATCTTGTCCCTATACTCCTTCTCAGAATGGTCATGTTGAAAGGAAGCATCCCCATATAATAGAAACCGGCCTTGTGCTTCTCTTTCATTCCCATGTCCCTCATCGTTTTTGAGTTGACGCTTTTAGCACCGCGACTTACATCATCAACCGGCTACCCATGCTACTTCTTGGAGGTATTTCACCTTTTGAGGTTCTCTATGGTAATTCTTGTAATTAGGAGAATTTTGTCCTTTTGGTTGTCGAGTCTATCCTTGTTCATGTGATTATACACCTCACAAGTTTGCCTCTCATAGCTCTCCTTGTGTCTTTCTCGGTTATAGTCCCTCATACAAAGGCTTTCACTGTCTCGACCCTAGAACCTCTCGCACTTACCTCTCTTGGCATGCTATgtttgatgaaaattttttctcttactttcAGACCACGCCTTGCCCATCTCTTTCCACACTCGATATTTCCCAATTTCTCGAGCCCTTTGCCTCTCCAAATTCTCACCCCTCACCTGAACTCTCCTCTCCAACTACTGCACTAACTCCTTCTCCTATTTGCACTATTTGTTTTAACAATACTTCTGAGTCCTTGCAGGCACCTTCCACAGCTCCCAGTGTGACTCTTCTCGAGTCTTCACTTGCTCCCAGTACTGATCCTATTGTGGCCTCTTTTACGGGTTCTTCTCTTGCCACCTCTCGTGGGTCTTTTCACCCTATGGTCACTCGAGCCAAAGTTGGCATCTTCAAATCCAGACATTTGGCTTTTCTCAGTACTCATTCTACATGCCTTCTTCATGCTTTGCTTACTCATTCCAAGCCCAAAGGTTTTAAATCTGCAACCAAAAATCCTGCATGGCTTGCTACTATGGATGAAGACGTCATAGCTCTTCACTCCAATCACACTTGAGATCTTGTTCCTCGACCATCTAACACTAATATTGTGGGCTCTAAATGGGTGTTCCACACTAAGTATCTATTTGATGGGTCTATTGATCGTCTCAAAGCCTGCCTAGTTATAAAAGGCTATACTCAACTCCCTGGTCTCGACTACAAGGATACCTTAGGTCCTATGGTTAAGGTCTCTACTGTTTGTGTTGTTCTCCCTCTGGCTATCACTCATAAATGGCCCCTACGTCAACTTGATGTAAAGAATGCCTTTCTCAATGTCATCCTTCTTGAACAAGTCTACATGGAGCAACCTCCGGGCTATGTTGATCCTCGCTTTCCTCACCATGTTTGAAAGTTAAACAAAGCCCTCTATGGCCTAAAGCAAGCCCCTCGCACTTGGTTTGAGTAGTTTAGCACTTTTCTCTTGCATTTTGGGTTTTCTTGCAGTCGTGCTGACACTTCCCTCTTTGTCTTCAGTCGCAATCACGATcttatttatcttcttcttctttatgaggATGACATTATCATTACTGGCAATAattcttctcttcttcataTCCTTATCAAGAAGCTTCACTCGGAATTTGCCACCAAGGACTTGGGTTCTCTTAGCTATTTTCTTGGCCTCGAGGTTACTCCCTCTGATGATGGTCTTTTTCTCAGTCAGACAAAGTATGCTAGGGACATTCTTGCTCGGGCTCAACTCCTTGACAGCAAACCCATTGATACACCCATGGTTGTTTCTCAACACCTGTCCTTAGAAGGGGAGCCATTTCTGATTCCACTCTCTACCGATCGCTTGTGGATGCTCTACAATATTTGACCATCACAAGACTCGATATTGCACATGTTGTAAACTCTGTCAATCAATTCTTACATGCTCCTACTGTTGCTCACTTTTAGACTGTTAAGCGGATCCTCCATTATGTCAAGGGCACTATTGATTTCAGTTTGGCCTTTACACAATCCTCCTCATGTGGCCTTCtccgatgctgattgggcaggttgCCCTGACACTCTCGCTTTACTTCTAGCTACTCTATCTACCTTGGTGACAATCTTGTCTCTTGGAGTGCCAAAAAGCAACCGACTATTTTGCACTCCAGCTATGAGTCAGAATATCGAGCTCTTATGCTTACTATTGCCAAAGTTATTTGGTTAATTCATCTCCTACGTGATCTCAAGGTTCCTCTTTCCCGTTAGCCTCTTTTACTCTGCAACAACAAAAGTGCTATCTTTCTTAGCTCCAATCTTGTCTCGCACAAGCGCGCCAAGCACGTTGATCTTGATTACCATTTTACTCACGAGCTTGTTGTTGCTGGGAAGCTTCGGACCCAACATGTTCCCTCCAATCTCTTCAGGTTGCCGACATTTTCACCAAGAGTGTCTCTTAGccactcttttctcttt
The genomic region above belongs to Carya illinoinensis cultivar Pawnee chromosome 4, C.illinoinensisPawnee_v1, whole genome shotgun sequence and contains:
- the LOC122308068 gene encoding RING-H2 finger protein ATL16-like, giving the protein MKNQTNTIHQPSLPTSESSFPTLAIGILCIMATAFLLVSYCIVVTKCCSNWHQTNLLRWFSTLRARHREDPFIALSPSIWNHGLDESVISEIPRCQFRGEGKARSSVCCVVCLNEFQEEDMQRVLPQCSHAFHLDCIDIWLQNNANCPLCRLSISGTSRSGIDRIIAPSSSPQDSQISHNSFMSSDEDFVVIELGGEDEVALLQRQQGRNDSIEVPVQPKNHSPMKLEKKLGKLKPRNLQHVSIMGDECVDIREKDDRFSIQPIRRSFSMNSASDQQVYLNVQAIIQQKRHRHRIEVSTSADCDGRRSPRIQKSNSSSY